A portion of the Cervus elaphus chromosome X, mCerEla1.1, whole genome shotgun sequence genome contains these proteins:
- the PDZD11 gene encoding PDZ domain-containing protein 11 — protein MDSRIPYDDYPVVFLPAYENPPAWIPPHERVYHPDYNNELTQFLPRIVTLKKPPGAQLGFNIRGGKASQLGIFISKVIPDSDAHRAGLQEGDQVLAVNDVDFQDIEHSKAVEILKTAREISMRVRFFPYNYHRQKERTVH, from the exons ATGGACAGCCGGATTCCTTATGATGACTACCCGGTGGTTTTCCTGCCTGCCTATGAGAATCCCCCAGCATGGATTCCTCCTCATGAG AGGGTATACCATCCAGACTACAACAATGAGTTGACCCAGTTTCTGCCCCGCATCGTTACACTGAAGAAGCCCCCCGGAGCTCAG TTGGGGTTTAACATCCGAGGAGGAAAGGCCTCCCAGCTGGGCATCTTTATCTCCAAG GTGATTCCTGACTCTGATGCACATCGAGCAGGACTTCAGGAAGGGGACCAAGTCCTAGCTGTGAATGATGTGGATTTCCAAGATATTGAGCACAGCAAG GCTGTTGAGATCCTGAAGACAGCTCGAGAAATCAGCATGAGGGTCCGTTTCTTTCCCTACA ATTATCATCGCCAGAAAGAGAGGACTGTGCACTAG